A stretch of Cicer arietinum cultivar CDC Frontier isolate Library 1 chromosome 5, Cicar.CDCFrontier_v2.0, whole genome shotgun sequence DNA encodes these proteins:
- the LOC101509409 gene encoding protein trichome birefringence-like 33, translating to MAKSNSTKPRFSLYLFTFLSFILFASTILLIHDFLFIFPPQLQLHSNDADLTRSHTVHTCDIFSGRWVPDELTRPLYQESDCPYIQPTLTCQQHGRPDKEYRRLRWQPHGCDIPKFNASLMLESLRGKRMMFVGDSISRGQYISLICLLHQLIPQHAKSMETFHSLTVFTAKEYNATIEFYWAPFLLESNADNAVIHRVTDRIVRKGSINKHGRYWKGVDIVVFNTYIWWITTGSKMKILLGSFKDEAKEIVEMSTVEAYRMAMKTVVRWVRMNMKPNKTRVFFTSMSPSHGRSIEWGGEPGGNCYNETTPIEDSSYWDSNSLKSIMQVIGEEFKKSKVPITFLNITQLSSLRKDAHTSIYKKRWNPLTPEQLANPTSYADCIHWCLPGLQDTWNELLFVKLFYP from the exons ATGGCAAAGTCAAACTCAACCAAGCCTCGATTCTCTTTGTATCTCTTCACATTCTTATCTTTCATTCTCTTCGCTTCCACCATTCTCCTTATTCATGATTTCTTATTCATCTTCCCCCCACAACTCCAACTCCATTCCAATGATGCTGACTTGACTCGGTCCCACACCGTTCATACGTGCGACATTTTCAGTGGACGGTGGGTTCCAGACGAGTTGACTCGGCCGTTGTACCAGGAATCGGACTGTCCGTACATACAACCAACGTTGACTTGTCAACAACATGGTCGCCCGGATAAGGAGTACAGACGGTTGCGCTGGCAACCTCACGGTTGCGATATTCCTAA ATTCAATGCCAGTTTAATGTTAGAATCGCTTCGTGGGAAGAGGATGATGTTTGTCGGCGACTCCATTAGCCGGGGTCAGTATATCTCTTTGATATGCCTTCTCCATCAACTCATTCCCCAACATGCCAAATCCATGGAAACCTTTCATTCACTCACTGTCTTCACAGCCAAG GAATACAATGCAACAATTGAGTTCTATTGGGCACCTTTTCTTCTTGAATCAAACGCCGATAACGCTGTCATTCATCGGGTAACTGATAGGATTGTCAGAAAGGGTTCGATCAATAAGCACGGCCGCTATTGGAAAGGCGTAGACATTGTGGTATTCAACACCTATATTTGGTGGATAACTACTGGCTCCAAGATGAAGATATT GCTTGGCTCATTTAAAGATGAAGCAAAAGAGATTGTTGAGATGTCAACAGTGGAAGCCTATCGCATGGCTATGAAAACTGTGGTTAGATGGGTGAGAATGAACATGAAACCTAACAAGACTAGAGTCTTCTTCACTAGCATGTCACCTTCTCATGGAAG GAGCATAGAGTGGGGAGGAGAACCAGGAGGGAACTGCTACAATGAAACAACACCAATTGAGGATTCCTCATATTGGGACTCTAATTCACTCAAAAGTATAATGCAAGTGATTGGAGAAGAGTTCAAAAAATCAAAAGTGCCCATAACATTTCTCAACATTACTCAACTTTCGAGCCTCCGCAAAGATGCGCATACTTCAATCTACAAAAAGCGTTGGAATCCATTGACTCCAGAGCAATTAGCTAACCCTACTAGCTATGCCGATTGTATACATTGGTGTTTACCTGGACTTCAAGACACTTGGAATGAGCTTCTTTTTGTTAAGTTATTTTATCCTTGA